Within Paenibacillus albicereus, the genomic segment GTGCCGCCGTCGACCGAGATCGTTCCCTTGAACGTGCCGGTCGGGCGGTACGTGCCCCAATTGTCGACGATGTAGTATTCGACGAGCGGATCCTTCGTCCATCCGTATACGCACAGATACGAGTTGCCGCCGGGATTGAACGTCGCGTTGTAGTTGATGGAGATGGTTCCGATCTGGCCGTGCGTCTTGGTCGAATCGAACTTTTTGCCTTTGCGGAACAAGGCGTTGTTGATGCCGCTCCACTGGGCGCTGAACGTGCCGCCGCTGTTCAGCGTCATGCTCGTCGTGCCCGAGTCCTTCCACAGCTCGTAATCATAGCCGTCCTGCGTTCCCGTCTGGTTGGACGTGATGGTCGTCGCCGCATGGGCGACGGTTGCGGGCAGCGCGAGCGCCAGAGAGAGCATCAGCGTCAAGAACAGCTTGGTCCTTCCGCGTTTCATCCGATCTTCCTCCTTTGATGGTCATAGCGATGGGTCGAACTTGAGCCGGGCCGGTTTCGCTTGGGCAGCGAAACCTCGATCCCTCCTTTCTATTCCTAAGATTGTAAGCGGTTGCACAAGTGATTTTATCAAATGCCGTCTTCATCCGGCACCCGAATAAGTTTAGCTCCTACCCGAAAATGTTTAGGCATTTTCCAAAAAAAAGAAGCCGCGGCGAACCGCGGCTTACCTGGTGAACCGAATGCGATCGAACGTCTGAAGCCTATTTTCGCCAGAACGTCGTGCAGTCGGCCTTGTCCTCGATGTTGAAGGCGATCATCCGCTCCAGGAGCGGGAAGTCGACGGGCTGTCCCCACTTGAACCGGATCAAGCCTTTGGTGTGGTCATGCTTCGACTGGACGATCTCGTCCAGGAAGCGGTTCATCGTCGCCTCTTCAGGCGCGATGGCAAAGTGGCCCTTGGATGCGCTGAAGCCGACGATGAACGTATCGTGATCGGTGAACATCGGCTGGTTCCAGGCGATCTTGGGCTTCAGCTGCGGGAACGTATCCGCGACCCAAGCCAGCACCTCCTCCATCTCCGCCCGATGCTCAGGCCGGTCGATCTTCGCGAGGAATTCCTCGAATGCGTGCACGCGCTTCTCCTCCTTCGTTTCAGTCACTGCTGCAAGTAGCGTCCGGTGATCGACCGCTCCTCGCCGAGAATCGCGGAAGGCGTGCCTTCGAACACGACCTCGCCGCCCGAGCTGCCGCCGTCCGGCCCCATATCGAGGATCCAATCCGCCTGGCTGATGACCTCGAGGTTGTGCTCGATGACGATGACCGTATTGCCCGCGTCGACGAGCCGGTTCATGATGTCCAGCAGATGCCCGATATCGGACATGTGCAGCCCTGTCGTCGGCTCGTCCATCACATAGATGCTGCCTTTTTTATGCAGCTCGCTCGCCAGCTTGATCCGTTGGCATTCGCCGCCGGAGAGCGTGCTGAGCGGCTGGCCGAGCGTGATGTAGCCCAGGCCGACGTCGCTCATCGCCTGCAGCTTTCGCACGACTTCCTTCAGGCCGAAAAATTCCAGCGCCTGCTCGACGGTCAACTCCAGCACGTCCGCGATCGACTTGCCGTCCAGCTTGTACTCGAGCACCTCTTCCTTGAACCGCTTGCCGCCGCAGGCCTCGCACGGCAGCTTCACCGTGTCGAGGAAGGCCACGTCCGCGTAGACCACGCCGAGGCCTTGGCAGTTCTCGCAGGCACCCTTGGAGTTGAAGCTGAACAAGCCCGGGCTGACCTTGTTCGCGGAAGCGAACGCTTTGCGCACGTCGTCCATGATGCCGGTGTAGGTCGCCGGATTCGAACGCGTGGACACGCCGACCGCCGACTGGTCGATGACGATCGCATCCGGATGCTGCCGGAGGAAGACGTCATGGATGAGCGTGCTTTTGCCGGAGCCGGCCACGCCCGTCACGACGGTGAGCACGCCGGTCGGAATGTCGACGCTCACCTCTTTCAGGTTGTGCAGCGTCGCCTTGCGCACCGGCAGCGAGCCCGACGGCTTGCGCACGTCCTCCTTCAGCCGGAGCGGCCGCTTCATGAACGCCCCGGTCAGCGTGCCCGACTCCAGCAGGCCTTCATAGCTGCCTTCGTAGACGATCGTGCCACCGCGGCTGCCCGCGTGCGGACCGACGTCGACGATATGATCCGCGATCCGGATGACGTCGGGATCATGCTCGACGACGAGGACCGTATTGCCTTTGTCGCGTAGCTTGCGCAGCAGCTCGTTCAGCCGGTGCACATCGCGCGGGTGCAGCCCGACGCTCGGCTCGTCGAAAATATAGGTCACATCCACCAGGCTGCCGCTCAGATGCTTGACCATCTTGACGCGCTGCGACTCGCCGCCGGACAGCGTGTCCGTCTCGCGATCGAGCGTCAGGTAGCCGAGTCCGATGTCCGTCAGATGCTGCAGCCGTTCCGCCAGCGAGCGGACGATCGGCGCGGCGGCGGGATCGTCGATCTCCTGGACGACGCCGATGAGCCGGCTCGCTTCCATCGAGGACATGTCGGCGATGTTCAGCCCGTTGATCCGGCACGCCAGAGCAGCTTGGTTCAGCCTGGCGCCCCGGCAGCTGGAGCATGGACCTTCCACGATATATGGCGCGACGGCGCGCTGCGTGCGCTCCGACATCGTCTTGACGTCCCGCTTGATGTACTTGTTGGTGAACTTCTCGATGAAGCCCTCCACGGTCAGGTTCATCGTCTTGCCGCCGAACTGCACCTCGACCTTTTTCGCCTTGCCGTACAGCAGCTCGTCCCGCTCTGCCGGCTCGTACTCGTCCAGCTTCTTGTCGGGATCGAACGATCCGGATTGCAGCAGCATCGACCACTCCCAGCTGTCGACCGCGTAGTCGGGCAGCAGGATCGCTCCTTCCTTGAGCGACTTCGTCGTGTCGAGCGCCTTGTCCATATCGACGCCCAGCTTGCGCCCGAGCCCGCTGCACTCCGGACACATGCCTTGCGGATCATTGAACGAGAACCGATTCACCGGTCCGGCATGGGGCTGGCCGAGGCGCGAGAAGAGCAGCCGGACGATCGGCGAGATGTCCGTGATCGTGCCGAGCGTCGAGTGCGAGCCGCCGCCGAGCCGCCTCTGGTCGACGATGACCGCCATGCTCAGGTTCTGAATCGCGTCGGCGTCGGGCTGAGGAGCCTTGGGAAGGAAGTTGCGGACGAACAGGCTGAAATTCTCGTTCAGCAGACGTTGGGATTCGGCTGCGATCGTATCGAAGACGATCGAGGACTTGCCGGAGCCGGATACTCCGGTGAAGATCGTGATCTTCCGTTTGGGGATGCGGAGCGTGACATTCTGGAGGTTGTTTTCGCGTGCGCCTGAGATGAGGATATGCTCCTGGCTCGGAGGGTTCATGCATGACCGCCTTTCGATCGGGGATTGGATTTTTTGCAACTGTTCTTATCCTATCATGGCGGCGCCTCCGAAAAAAGGCCGAAAGGCCTGCCGCAGATGCCGCTGCGGCAGGCCTTGGCCTGTCATCCTTCTTGTCCCTTGTCCAGCCAAGTCCGCATCATCGACAGCAGCTGGGCGCTGTTGACCGGCTTCGTGATGTAGTCCGAGCAGCCGGCTTCCAGGCACAGCTCGCGGTCTCCCTTCATCGCCTTCGCCGTCAAGGCGATGATCGGCAGCGACTGGAGGCGCTCGATCGTCCGGATCGCGCGCGTCGTCTCGTACCCGTCCATGCCCGGCATCATGATGTCCATCAGCACGATCTCGATATCGTCCGCCGTCTCCAGATGGCGGATCGCATCCTGGCCGTTTTCCGCCGGGATCACTTTCATCTGATGCCGCTCCAAGATCGTCGTCAGCGCGAAGATGTTGCGGATGTCGTCATCCACGACGAGCACCTTCTTGAACTCGATCATTTCGTCCGAATTGTGCAGCTTGACCAGCTTGCTCCGCGAATCCGCCGGCAGGCTGTCCGCCTTGCGGTGAAGGAAGATCGACGTCGCGTCGATCAGCTGGGCGTCCGACTTCACTTCCTGGAGGACGGCCAGCTTCACGAGCTCGTCCCACTCCAGCTCCTCCTCCGCGGTCAGCTTCTTGTTCAAGCGGGCGACGACGGGCACGCGCTTGTTTTTGGCGTTTTTGTGCATCTCCCGGACGAATCGGATGAGATTCATGTCCGGCAGGCTGTTGTCCAGCACGACGCAGTCGATTTCCTTGGACGACAGCTGGCTCAGCGCCTTGCGCGCGGTATCGACGGCCGTGATCTTCAGGTCCTGGCTGTCGAGCAGCCCGAGGACGCGCTTGCGCTCCTCCGCCTCATGGACGACGACCAGGACGCTGCGCACCTTCTTGTCCGCGAACAGGCGGAGCTGCTCGAGCGCCTGCTCGAGCTCCTCGTTCGTCACCGGCTTGCGGAAGTAGTGATGCACGCCCTTTTGCAGCAGCTGCACCTCGTCCTCGTCCACCGTCATGACGCTGATCGGGATATGCCTCAGCTGGATGTCGTTCTTCAGCTGCTCCAGCACGAGCCAGCCGTCCGCATCTCCGAGATGCAGGTCCAGGGTGATCGCCATCGGCTTGTACGCGTGGACGAGCTCCAGCGCATCCGAGCCGCTGGGCGACAGGACCGTCTTGATGCCTTTCTTGCGCAGCAGATCGAGGATGATCGCATTGAACTTCTGGTCGTCCTCGATAATCAGGAACACCGGGTCTCCCGGTTTGATGTGGTCCCGATCGTCCACCAAGGCGTCCTCCGAGGGCCGGACGAAGCTGCTCCGGCGCTTCGGCGGCGGCGAGATGTCGATCACCTCCGGAGCGTGCAGCCTTTTCGGCTCCGGCTCGGGAGCTTCGGCTTCGGTCGGCAGGTAGAGATGGAAGACGCTGCCTTTGCCCGGCTCGCTCTGAAGCGCGATCTCGCCGCCGAGCATCTCGGCAATTTCCCGCGAGATGGCGAGGCCGAGCCCCGTCCCGCCGTATTCGCGGTTCGTGCTGCCGTCCGCCTGCTGGAACGCCTCGAAGATGATCCGCTGCTTCTCCTGCGGAATGCCGATTCCCGTATCGCTCACCGAGAAGCAGAGGACGGTCTTCGCCCGGTTCAACGTCTCGTTTTCCGGGTTCCATCCGCCGCCGGCGGTCATGATGCGCAGGATGATCTGGCCTTCCTCGGTGAACTTGAACGCATTGGACAGCAGGTTTTTCAAAATCTGCTGGAGCCGCTTGAAGTCGGTCATGATGACCGGCGGGACGCCGGCATCGACCTGAATCTGATACTCCAGCTTCTTGGCGTCCCCCATGTGGCGGAACGTGCGGTCGAGTCCGCCCGTCAGCTCCTCCAGGGCCAGCTCGCTGTAGTCCGGCGCGATCGTGCCCGATTCGATCTTGGACAGATCGAGGATGTCGTTGATGAGATGCAGCAGCTCAAGCCCCGATTCCTGGATCGTCTTGGCGAACTTGACCTGCACCTCGTGCAGGTTTTCGTCCGGGTTCTCCGCGAGCTGCTCGGCCAGCAGCAGCAGCGAATTCAGCGGCGTCCGCAGCTCATGCGACATGTTGGCGAGGAATTCGGACTTGTACTTGGACGTGAGCGCGAGCTGCTCCGCCTTTTCCTCGAGGAACCGCTTGGCTACCTCGACCTCCTGGTTCTTGCTCTCCACCTCCGCCTTCTGCAGCACGAGCAGCTTCGCCTTGTCCTCCAGCTCGTCGTTCGTGTTGCGCAGCTCCATCTGCTGCTTCTGCAGCTCCTCGGTGAGCGATTGGGACTGGATCAGCAGCTCCTCCGTCCGCTGGTTCGCCTGCATCGTGTTGATGACGATCCCGATCGACTCGGTGAGCTGATCGAGGAACGCGAGGTCGATGTCGCTGAATGCGCGGAACGAAGCCAGCTCCAAGATCGCGAGCACCTGATCCTCGAAGATGATCGGCAGCAGCACGATGTTGAGCGGGGTCGCTTCTCCGAGCGCGGACGAGATGACGACGTAGTCGCCCGGCACGTTCGTGAGCAGGATGCGCTGCTTCTCGATCAGGCACTGGCCGACGAGTCCTTGCCCGGAGCGGAACTCGTTGGACAGGTTCTTGCGGCTTTGGTAGGCGTAGCTCGCGAACAGCTTCAGCACCGGCTCGCCGGCGACCGGCTCGTTGATGTAGAATACCCCGTGCTGCATGGAGACGAGCGGCGCGAGCTCGGAGAGGATCATGCGGCTGACCGCGTACAGATCGCGCTGCCCCTGCAGGAGGCGCGAGAACTTGGCGAGGTTCGTCTTGAGCCAATCCTGCTCCGTGTTGATCCGGGTCGTTTCCTTGAGGTTGCGGATCATCTCGTTGATGTTGTCCTTGAGCGTGGCCACCTCGCCGGAGGCCGAGACGTCGATGGCGCGCGACAGGTCGCCGTTGGTCACCGCCGTGGCGACGTTCGTGATGGCGCGGACCTGGGTCGTGAGCGTGCTCGCCATGTAGTTGACGTTGTCCGTCAGATCGCGCCACGTGCCGGCCGCTCCCGGCACGCTCGCCTGACCGCCGAGCTTGCCTTCCGCGCCGACCTCCCGGGCGACCGTCGTGACCTGGTCGGCGAACGTCGCCAGCGTCTCGATCATGTTGTTGATCGTATCGGTCAGCTCGGCGATCTCGCCTTTCGCTTCCACCGTGAGCTTCAGCTTCAGGTTGCCGTTCGCGACCGCCGTCACGACCTTGGCGATGCCGCGCACCTGATCGGTCAGGTTCGTCGCCATGATGTTGACGTTGTCGGTCAGATCCTTCCAGATGCCGCCGACGCCGCGCACCTGGGCTTGGCCGCCGAGCTTGCCGTCCGTGCCGACCTCCCGCGCCACGCGCGTCACCTCGGAGGCGAACGAGTTGAGCTGGTCGACCATCGTATTGATCGTGTTTTTCAGCTCCAGCAGCTCGCCCTTGACGTCGACGGTAATCTTCTTGGACAGGTCGCCGTTGGCGACGGCAGTCGTCACGCCGGCGATGTTGCGCATCTGGATCGTCAGGTTGCTGGCCATGTAGTTGACCGTATCCGTCAAGTCCTTCCACGTGCCGGAGACGTCCTTCACCTCGGCCTGCGAGCCGAGCATGCCGTCCGTGCCGACCTCGCGGGCGACGCGCGTCACCTCGGAGGCGAACGTCGAGAGCTGGTCGACCATCGTGTTGATCGTAATCTTCAGCTCCAGGATCTCGCCCTTGACGTCGACCGTGATCTTCTTGGACAGATCGCCCTTGGCGACGGCCGTCGTCACGTCGGCGATGTTGCGCACCTGATCGGTCAGGTTGCGGGCCATGTTGTTGACGCTCTCGGTCAAGTCCTTCCACGTGCCGCCGACGCCCTTGACCTGCGCCTGACCGCCGAGCTTGCCGTCCGTGCCGACCTCCCGCGCCACGCGCGTCACCTCGGAGGAGAACATCGACAGCTGGTCGACCATCGTGTTGATCGTATTTTTCAGCTCCAGGATCTCGCCCTGCACGTCGGCCGTGATCTTCTTGGACAGATCGCCGTTCGCGACCGCCGTCGTGACGACCGCGATGTTGCGCACCTGGTTGGTCAGGTTGGAGGCCATGTAGTTGACGCTCTCGGTCAAATCGCGCCATGTGCCTGCGACGCCGCGCACCTGCGCCTGGCCGCCGAGCATGCCTTCCGTGCCGACCTCGCGCGCGACGCGCGTCACCTCGGAAGCGAACGTGGAGAGCTGCTCGACCATCGTGTTGATCGTATTCTTGAGCTCCAGAATCTCGCCCTTGGCATTGACCGTGATCTGCTTGGACAGGTCGCCCTTGGCGACCGCGGTCGTCACCTCGGCGATGTTGCGCACCTGGTCGGTCAGCGTGCCCGCCATGAAGTTGACGCTGTCGGTCAAGTCCTTCCACGTGCCGGACACGCCTTTGACGTCCGCTTGTCCGCCGAGGATGCCCTCCGTCGACACCTCGCGCGCGACGCGCGTGACCTCGGAGGCGAAGTTGCTCAGCTGGTCGACCATGATGTTGATCGTGCTCTTGAGCTGCAGGATCTCGCCTTTCGCGTCGACCGTGATCGTCTTGGACAAGTCGCCCTTGGCGACGGCCGTTGTCACCTCGGCGATGTTGCGCACCTGGTTGGTCAGGTTGGACGCCATGTAATTGACGCTCTCCGTCAAGTCGCGCCAGGTGCCGGAGACGCCCTTGACGTCGGCTTGTCCGCCGAGGATGCCCTCCGTGCCGACCTCCCGGGCCATCCTCGTCACCTCGGAGGCGAACGTGGACAGCTGGTCCACCATCGTGTTGATCGTAATCTTCAGCTCGAGGATCTCGCCCTGCACGTCGGCGGTGATCTTCTTGGACAAGTCGCCGTTGGCGACCGCCGTCGTCACGACCGCGATGTTGCGCACCTGGTTGGTCAGGTTGGACGCCATGTAGTTGACGCTCTCCGTCAAGTCGCGCCACGTGCCGGAGACGCCCTTGACATCCGCCTGGCCGCCGAGCTTGCCTTCCGTGCCGACCTCGCGCGCGACGCGCGTCACCTCGGAGGAGAACATCGACAGCTGGTCCACCATCGTGTTGATCGTATTCTTCAGCTCGAGAATCTCGCCCCGCGCGCTGACCGTGATCTGCTTGGACAGGTCGCCGTTCGCGACCGCCGTCGTCACCGCCGCGATGTTGCGCACCTGATCGGTCAGGTTGGACGCCATGTTGTTGACGCTCTCGGTCAGATCCTTCCAGGTGCCGGAGACGCCCTTGACGTCCGCCTGTCCGCCGAGGATGCCTTCCGTGCCGACCTCGCGCGCGACGCGCGTCACCTCGGAGGCGAACGTGCTGAGCTGGTTCACCATCATGTTGATGTTGCTGGCCGTCCTCTGGAACTCGCCGGTCAGCGGCCGGCCTTCGATCTCCAGCTCCACCTTCTGCGACAGATCGCCCTTGGCGACCGCATTGATGACCCGCACCATCTCGCTCGTCGGCTGGATCAGATCGCTGACGAGGCCGTTCAGGGAATCGGTCATCGTCTCCCAGGAGCCGCCTTGGTTTTTCTGGGCGAGCCGGCGCGACAGGTTGCCTTCCTTGCCGACGACGCGCGCCACCGTCTCGACGTCGTGCACGAGGCTTTCCTGGATGTCCATGATTTCGTTGAACGTATCGGCGATCTTGCCCGCTACGCCCGTCCGGTCGTACGGCATCCGGTAGGAGAAATGGCCCTTCTTCAGAGCCATCAAGGCGTTGAGCAGCTCTCCACTGTCGAATTGGTCTTCAAGATTCTCCTTCATGCTCTCGCCCCTGTCCCTTTTCTCTGGCATCGCGACCCGTTCCAGGCATCTGCATGCAGTCAGAGGTAATACTCTGATTATATCGATGATTGTCCGAATTTGATATATGCGCTGCGAGCAGATGAGCCTATTTTAATGGGAAGGAAACCGTCGGACATGAAAAATCCGACGGAAGCGAATTCCGTCGGATGAAGGGGGTTGGCGAGGCTAGGCGCGTCCAGAAGGCGGCGCGCTGCCTGTCTTCAGCGAGGCGGACCGCACCGTCACCGCGCTTCCGTCCTCCGCGCCGATTCCGATCCGGACGCCGCCGCTGCCTAGAGCTGCCTCATGCTCCAGCACGAGGCGGCCGTTCACGGACAGCTCCATTCGGTCAGGGAATGCCGACCAGGCAATCTCGGCTTCTTCGCCGGCCGGCCAAGCTCCATGTCCGTCCGCCCATGCTTCCTTGCCGCTCGAAGGGTCGATCAGGCATAGCTGGCCCCCGCTCGTCAAGCGGACAGCCGGTTTGCGGCCGACATACAACGCTGCGGATCCGGTGAAGCTGAACAGCCGGACGATCAGCGTGAACGGGACGGGTACCGTCTCCGAGGTTTTGGCGCAAGCCAGTCCCTCCCCGGCAAGCCATAAACCGTCCGGCAGCAGCCGCGGATGGCAGGCGGGATCGACGATCAGCTCGCCGCCGCCCGCGAGCGGATACCGGACCGTCTCCGGCTCGTCTTCCAGCGGCTGGACCGAGACGGAGCGGATAACGGCGCGTCCCATCGCTGCGCTCAACCCTACCTTTCCTTCTCCGTCCCCGAACCAGCCTTCTTGACGGTGGAATAAGGCGCCATTGACAGAGACCTCGACGGAGCGCTCGCGAATCGTCCAGACAATCGTACTCCACTGTCCCAGGGGCAGTCCGCCTTTGCCGGCGAACGAGAAGCTTTTGCCGTGGACGGGATGGGTAAACAGGAAGTCGCGTCCCGTGCCTGCGGCGCCCATCTCCTGCGGCGACCCGTAATTGAAGACGATGGACCCGTGCAGGCCGAAAGCGAGGCTGAGCGAGCCGACATCGAGGCGGACGTCGGCTTCGATGCGGAGCGGCAACCGGTATGCCTGCTCCGACGATGCGTGTCCGGCAAGCGCCAAGCCCTCTGGACCGATCTCGGCCAGCACGGCGCCTTCCGTCGCGCGCAGCCGCAGTCCCCCGGCGTCATATACGACCGGCTCTGTCCCATGGCCGGCCTCCGGCGCGGATTCTTCCGTGCTTCCCGGATCCCCGCATACCATCAGC encodes:
- a CDS encoding iron chaperone, translating into MHAFEEFLAKIDRPEHRAEMEEVLAWVADTFPQLKPKIAWNQPMFTDHDTFIVGFSASKGHFAIAPEEATMNRFLDEIVQSKHDHTKGLIRFKWGQPVDFPLLERMIAFNIEDKADCTTFWRK
- a CDS encoding VOC family protein; its protein translation is MTTPIPASADHPVRNRIGGVFIHVSSMERSVSWYHRLFGMPERSGCTDKVHAIAMDGGSDFVLDQNGYDRGQDQTQRPLLMLNSADVRAAWRHVSELGIETSSGIMDFPGMSFFTFRDPDGNTLMVCGDPGSTEESAPEAGHGTEPVVYDAGGLRLRATEGAVLAEIGPEGLALAGHASSEQAYRLPLRIEADVRLDVGSLSLAFGLHGSIVFNYGSPQEMGAAGTGRDFLFTHPVHGKSFSFAGKGGLPLGQWSTIVWTIRERSVEVSVNGALFHRQEGWFGDGEGKVGLSAAMGRAVIRSVSVQPLEDEPETVRYPLAGGGELIVDPACHPRLLPDGLWLAGEGLACAKTSETVPVPFTLIVRLFSFTGSAALYVGRKPAVRLTSGGQLCLIDPSSGKEAWADGHGAWPAGEEAEIAWSAFPDRMELSVNGRLVLEHEAALGSGGVRIGIGAEDGSAVTVRSASLKTGSAPPSGRA
- a CDS encoding HAMP domain-containing protein, with translation MKENLEDQFDSGELLNALMALKKGHFSYRMPYDRTGVAGKIADTFNEIMDIQESLVHDVETVARVVGKEGNLSRRLAQKNQGGSWETMTDSLNGLVSDLIQPTSEMVRVINAVAKGDLSQKVELEIEGRPLTGEFQRTASNINMMVNQLSTFASEVTRVAREVGTEGILGGQADVKGVSGTWKDLTESVNNMASNLTDQVRNIAAVTTAVANGDLSKQITVSARGEILELKNTINTMVDQLSMFSSEVTRVAREVGTEGKLGGQADVKGVSGTWRDLTESVNYMASNLTNQVRNIAVVTTAVANGDLSKKITADVQGEILELKITINTMVDQLSTFASEVTRMAREVGTEGILGGQADVKGVSGTWRDLTESVNYMASNLTNQVRNIAEVTTAVAKGDLSKTITVDAKGEILQLKSTINIMVDQLSNFASEVTRVAREVSTEGILGGQADVKGVSGTWKDLTDSVNFMAGTLTDQVRNIAEVTTAVAKGDLSKQITVNAKGEILELKNTINTMVEQLSTFASEVTRVAREVGTEGMLGGQAQVRGVAGTWRDLTESVNYMASNLTNQVRNIAVVTTAVANGDLSKKITADVQGEILELKNTINTMVDQLSMFSSEVTRVAREVGTDGKLGGQAQVKGVGGTWKDLTESVNNMARNLTDQVRNIADVTTAVAKGDLSKKITVDVKGEILELKITINTMVDQLSTFASEVTRVAREVGTDGMLGSQAEVKDVSGTWKDLTDTVNYMASNLTIQMRNIAGVTTAVANGDLSKKITVDVKGELLELKNTINTMVDQLNSFASEVTRVAREVGTDGKLGGQAQVRGVGGIWKDLTDNVNIMATNLTDQVRGIAKVVTAVANGNLKLKLTVEAKGEIAELTDTINNMIETLATFADQVTTVAREVGAEGKLGGQASVPGAAGTWRDLTDNVNYMASTLTTQVRAITNVATAVTNGDLSRAIDVSASGEVATLKDNINEMIRNLKETTRINTEQDWLKTNLAKFSRLLQGQRDLYAVSRMILSELAPLVSMQHGVFYINEPVAGEPVLKLFASYAYQSRKNLSNEFRSGQGLVGQCLIEKQRILLTNVPGDYVVISSALGEATPLNIVLLPIIFEDQVLAILELASFRAFSDIDLAFLDQLTESIGIVINTMQANQRTEELLIQSQSLTEELQKQQMELRNTNDELEDKAKLLVLQKAEVESKNQEVEVAKRFLEEKAEQLALTSKYKSEFLANMSHELRTPLNSLLLLAEQLAENPDENLHEVQVKFAKTIQESGLELLHLINDILDLSKIESGTIAPDYSELALEELTGGLDRTFRHMGDAKKLEYQIQVDAGVPPVIMTDFKRLQQILKNLLSNAFKFTEEGQIILRIMTAGGGWNPENETLNRAKTVLCFSVSDTGIGIPQEKQRIIFEAFQQADGSTNREYGGTGLGLAISREIAEMLGGEIALQSEPGKGSVFHLYLPTEAEAPEPEPKRLHAPEVIDISPPPKRRSSFVRPSEDALVDDRDHIKPGDPVFLIIEDDQKFNAIILDLLRKKGIKTVLSPSGSDALELVHAYKPMAITLDLHLGDADGWLVLEQLKNDIQLRHIPISVMTVDEDEVQLLQKGVHHYFRKPVTNEELEQALEQLRLFADKKVRSVLVVVHEAEERKRVLGLLDSQDLKITAVDTARKALSQLSSKEIDCVVLDNSLPDMNLIRFVREMHKNAKNKRVPVVARLNKKLTAEEELEWDELVKLAVLQEVKSDAQLIDATSIFLHRKADSLPADSRSKLVKLHNSDEMIEFKKVLVVDDDIRNIFALTTILERHQMKVIPAENGQDAIRHLETADDIEIVLMDIMMPGMDGYETTRAIRTIERLQSLPIIALTAKAMKGDRELCLEAGCSDYITKPVNSAQLLSMMRTWLDKGQEG
- a CDS encoding ATP-binding cassette domain-containing protein, with the translated sequence MNPPSQEHILISGARENNLQNVTLRIPKRKITIFTGVSGSGKSSIVFDTIAAESQRLLNENFSLFVRNFLPKAPQPDADAIQNLSMAVIVDQRRLGGGSHSTLGTITDISPIVRLLFSRLGQPHAGPVNRFSFNDPQGMCPECSGLGRKLGVDMDKALDTTKSLKEGAILLPDYAVDSWEWSMLLQSGSFDPDKKLDEYEPAERDELLYGKAKKVEVQFGGKTMNLTVEGFIEKFTNKYIKRDVKTMSERTQRAVAPYIVEGPCSSCRGARLNQAALACRINGLNIADMSSMEASRLIGVVQEIDDPAAAPIVRSLAERLQHLTDIGLGYLTLDRETDTLSGGESQRVKMVKHLSGSLVDVTYIFDEPSVGLHPRDVHRLNELLRKLRDKGNTVLVVEHDPDVIRIADHIVDVGPHAGSRGGTIVYEGSYEGLLESGTLTGAFMKRPLRLKEDVRKPSGSLPVRKATLHNLKEVSVDIPTGVLTVVTGVAGSGKSTLIHDVFLRQHPDAIVIDQSAVGVSTRSNPATYTGIMDDVRKAFASANKVSPGLFSFNSKGACENCQGLGVVYADVAFLDTVKLPCEACGGKRFKEEVLEYKLDGKSIADVLELTVEQALEFFGLKEVVRKLQAMSDVGLGYITLGQPLSTLSGGECQRIKLASELHKKGSIYVMDEPTTGLHMSDIGHLLDIMNRLVDAGNTVIVIEHNLEVISQADWILDMGPDGGSSGGEVVFEGTPSAILGEERSITGRYLQQ